One Anoplopoma fimbria isolate UVic2021 breed Golden Eagle Sablefish chromosome 2, Afim_UVic_2022, whole genome shotgun sequence DNA window includes the following coding sequences:
- the LOC129102460 gene encoding retinoblastoma-like protein 2, protein MATGPQGNHGQPRFGPRDHLIAMFRACSRDPTEAIKTRLRCLLHTFLQHHRGNADNENTNDLAAKCCCEAMVWYYRILEILISQERNRLGVSDISAILETELLQCCLVACCLEITISSNCLPYDFPLLLQILKVAPYNFLKVIEVVLRAEVGLPRPVVRHLAQVEEKVLESLAWTSDSPLWEEIRANEGHLPTCQQVMLPTQLEDPNRTHSDRNQPRVLPVDLSFGAEPAASTNQQHVNRPRRSNSLHLFAREVYSLMARRLREMCSPLGISDELRLKIWTCFEHSLVHCTVLMVDRHLDHQFLCAIYIMAKISKVEISFKRIMECYKSQPLVNKSVCKNVLMSERDIEVFPTGSNNKGGPSAINPTPDSPSTHYPGPSQEERGNLIDFYNKIYTSKMQHFAQQFASTCGGDTPPLSPYPRQCKASPRRQRLSSSHNLYISQHDTDTTSPSTSGLSYFFNSSSSECLRQINNMIRTGQSPNKRCLGVSLERGEEDKGEGEEEEDGPSAKRIRLDGQSVLQRRLRNVVNDRVTTKDQDQDKDKHKDQVQDQDQDQDQPSPVTRPNLH, encoded by the exons ATGGCAACTGGGCCTCAGGGTAACCACGGACAGCCAAGGTTTGGCCCCAGGGACCATCTGATTGCTATGTTCAG GGCCTGCTCCAGAGATCCAACCGAGGCGATCAAAACAAGACTGAGATGTTTGCTGCACACCTTTCTGCAACACCACAGGGGCAATGCAGACAATGAGAACACCAACG ATTTGGCAGCAAAGTGCTGCTGTGAAGCCATGGTCTGGTATTACAGGATCCTGGAGATCCTCATCAGTCAAGAAAGGAATAGGCTGGGAGTCAGCGACATCTCA GCCATATTGGAGACGGAGCTTTTGCAGTGCTGTCTGGTGGCCTGTTGTCTGGAGATTACCATATCCTCAAACTGCCTTCCATATGACTTCCCTCTGCTCCTTCAGATCTTGAAAGTGGCACCATACAACTTCCTGAAG GTGATTGAGGTGGTGTTGCGGGCTGAAGTGGGATTGCCTCGCCCTGTGGTCAGACACCTCGCTCAAGTGGAAGAGAAAGTTCTGGAGAGCTTGGCCTGGACCAGCGACTCACCGTTGTGGGAAGAAATCAGAGCCAACGAGGGCCATCTGCCTACCTGCCAACAG GTGATGCTTCCTACACAACTTGAAGATCCCAATAGAACTCACTCTGACAGAAACCAACCACGAG TTTTGCCAGTGGATCTCAGTTTTGGAGCTGAACCGGCAGCCAGCACTAACCAACAGCATGTAAACAGGCCTCGGAGAAGCAACTCCCTCCATCTGTTTGCTCGCGAG GTTTACAGCTTGATGGCCAGGCGTCTGAGGGAGATGTGTTCCCCACTGGGCATTTCTGATGAGCTGCGGCTGAAGATCTGGACCTGTTTTGAGCACTCTCTGGTCCACTGTACTGTACTCATGGTAGACCGTCACCTGGACCATCAGTTTTTGTGTGCCATCTACATCATGGCTAAG ATTAGTAAGGTGGAAATATCCTTCAAGCGCATTATGGAGTGCTACAAGTCTCAGCCACTTGTCAACAAAAGT GTCTGCAAAAATGTTCTGATGTCCGAAAGAGACATCGAAGTATTTCCCACTGGAAGCAACA ATAAGGGAGGCCCCAGCGCCATTAACCCGACACCAGACTCCCCATCAACACATTATCCAGGGCCTTctcaggaggagagaggaaatcTAATTGACTTTTACAACAAAATCTACACGTCAAAGATGCAGCACTTTGCCCAGCAGTTTGCCTCAACATGTGGA GGGGACACTCCTCCGTTGTCTCCGTACCCCAGACAGTGTAAAGCGTCTCCTCGCAGACAGCGACTGTCCAGCAGCCACAACCTCTACATTTCACAACACGACACAGACACCACTTCCCCAAGTACATCTGGACTCTCCTACTTTTTCAACTCAAGCTCCTCAGAG TGTCTGCGtcagatcaataacatgatcagGACGGGCCAGTCTCCCAACAAGCGGTGCCTTGGGGTGTCattggagagaggagaggaggacaagggagaaggggaggaggaggaagatggtcCTTCAGCGAAGAGGATCCGTTTGGATGGCCAGTCAGTCTTGCAGAGGCGACTAAGGAATGTGGTGAATGATCGTGTGACAACgaaggaccaggaccaggacaaGGACAAGCACAAGGACCAGgtccaggaccaggaccaggaccaggaccaacCATCTCCAGTTACAAGGCCTAACCTACACTAG